The genomic DNA CATCGTCGAAGAGACTCCCCTGCCCGACCTGATCATCACCGACGGTGGAAAGGGGCAAATGGAAGTCGTACGCGAAGTGATCCAGGACGAACTGCACTTGGACATTCCGATAGCCGGGTTGGCAAAAGACGGGAAACACCGGACTTCGGAACTCCTGTTCGGCTTCCCTCCCGAAACGATCGGCATGCCGATACAAAGTTTCATGTTCAAATTCTTCACGCAAATACAGGACGAGGTGCATCGTTTCGCCATCACTTTCCATAAGGATAAGCGCAGCAAAAGCCAGACAAAATCCGAATTGGATACGATAAAAGGGATCGGAGAAAAGACAAAAGTATTACTTTTACGTCATTTTAAGAGCGTAAAACGAATACGTGAAGCCGGCTTCGACGAACTGAAAGAGGTAATCGGAGAAGCCAAAACAAAAGCATTATTAAATGGTTTAAAATAAAGATATGAGAACATTGATACAACGGGTACAGCATGCCTCCGTAACCATAGACGGACAGCTGAAATCCAAAATCGGGAAAGGTCTGCTCGTACTGGTCGGTATTGAAGACCGCGACACGCAGGAAGATATCGAATGGTTGTGCAAGAAGATTGCCAACCTGCGCATCTTTGACGATGAAAACGGCGTTATGAACCGTTCTGTCGTCGAAACGGAAGGCGAAGTGATGGTGGTCAGCCAGTTTACCCTGCACGCCTCCACAAAGAAGGGAAACCGCCCTTCCTATATCCATGCCTCCAAACCGGACATAGCCATTCCAATGTACGAGGCTTTTTGCGCCGAGATGGGCTTGCAGATCGGAAAGGAAGTGCAGACCGGCACGTTCGGCGCCGACATGAAAGTGGAACTGGTGAACGATGGGCCTGTCACGATCTGGATCGACTCACAAAACAAAGAATGAAAAGATATGGCAGAAATTACGCTTAAACAGGCACAGGAGCAGGTGGACAGCTGGATCAAAACGTATGGTGTCCGCTACTTCAACGAACTGACGAATATGACCATTCTGACCGAAGAAGTCGGCGAACTGGCCCGCATCATGGCCCGCACATATGGTGAACAATCTTTCAAGGAGAGCGAGAAACACCGCGATTTAGGCGATGAAATGGCCGATGTCCTATGGGTATTGCTTTGCCTTGCCAACCAGACAGGCGTCGACCTGACGGCTGCTTTCGAAAAGAACCTGCAAAAGAAAACGAACCGGGATAAAGAACGACATATAAACAATAAAAAACTATAAGATTATGGTACACGAACACGATCACGAATGTGGATGCGGACATCACCATCATGATGAAGACACCGAACATCTCCACACCAATAAATACCAGCAAGCATTCGCCAAATTCGAGGCGGCCGGCACAACGGAAGAAGTGACCGGACGGGTAAAGACACTGCTCGGAAAACATGGGAACGACAACTTCACTCCCGACGTTTTGAAGCAGATTCACGGTTTCATCGACCTGACTTCCCTCACCAGTATCGACACGAAAGAGAGCATCTGGAAACTGGTCGACAAGGTGAACGATTTCGAAGGAACCCGCCCCGACGTACCCAACGTTGCCGCCATCTGCACCTATCCCCTGTTTGTTGAGACGGTAAAAGAGGCCCTCTCCGCACAGGAGGTAAAGATTGCGTCCGTAGCAGGCGGTTTCCCTTCCTCGCAGACCTTCATGGAAATAAAGATTGCCGAGACAGCGATGGCCGTCATGCAGGGAGCCGATGAAATCGACGTTGTCATGAACTTAGGCTATTTCCTCGAAGAAAATTATGACGAACTTAGCGAAGAAATTCAAGAGATCAAAGAAAGCTGCCGTGATGCCAAACTGAAGGTCATCCTTGAGACAGGTGCTCTCCAGACTCCCGAAAGCATTCAGAAGGCGGCTGTCCTCGCAGTCTATTCCGGTGCGGACTTCATCAAGACATCGACAGGGAAAGGTTATCCGGGAGCCACTCCGGAAGCCGTTTACACGATGTGCCAAGTCTTGAAAAAGTACCATTCCATCACGGGAAAACGTGTCGGTATTAAAGTTGCAGGCGGTGTCCGCACGGCAGAAGAGGCTGTCCGCTACTATACCATCGTCAAGGAAGTATTAGGAAACGATTGGTTGAATAAAGACCTGTTCCGCATAGGAGCCAGCAGTTTGGTGGAAGACATCGAACACCGTCTGGGAAAATAAGAAGAAAAGCAACGGGATATTTCTCACAAACCCATAGTCTTTTCTTCCAAAGATAACGACATAAATTCGGCTACACCCGGATGTTCCCTCCCGCTACACCCGGATCTACCCTAAACGAACACCCGGATGCAGGGATCGCCTACATCCGGGTGTCGTCGTGTTTATATAAGCAGTTCATTCATCTTTTTCCGTATCTTCCGGAAGTTTCTCCAAGGTACTATGCGCATTCAACGGAGAGATATCTTTATTTAGCTGTATTTCAAGCAATAATACTTTAACAAAAGGGGAACATGATGGTATGATAGATAAACATGATAGATGGAAAAGCAACTATCATATCTGAATCAGCTTGATATTCAAAGAATACAAGAAGAAAATGATAGTATGACAGTAAAACGTAAAAACCTATTTACGGCGTTCTACGATGTAATCGGCAAGCAGCAGCAAACCTTCGCGTGCTTCCGATTCAGGAAGTGTCATCAAAACCTCGACCGCTTTGTCATGATATACCTGCATACGCTGTTCAGCATATTCGATTCCCCCGTTCGCTTTCGCAAAATCAATCAGCAAATCTATATTCTCTGTGGTAAAGTCTTTTTCATTTATGATATGAAGGCAATGTTCTGCCTCTTCTCTCCTACCCGTCTGCAACGCGTGCAGCAAGGGGAGCGTGACCTTTCCCTCCCGGATATCGTTGCCGGTCGGTTTGCCGATATTCGCTTCTTTGAAGTAGTCGAAGATATCATCTTTGATCTGGAAACAGTAACCTAAGTATTCGCCGAACTCACGGCATTTTTCCACCATTTCACCGGATGCCCCGGCAGAGATGGAACCGATCTCGGCACAAGCGGAAAGCAGCATGGCCGTCTTTTTCCGTATCACCTGCATATAGCAGGATTCGTCGATGATGCTTTCTTCGGCCGTTTCCAACTGCTTGATCTCCCCTTCCGAAAGATCGCGTCCGAGATTGGAAACAATACCTATGATTTGCAGATTACCTGTCTGGATAGAACGGATCAACGCGGTGGAAAGGACATAATCGCCCACTAAGACAGAAATGCGGTTATCGAATATGGCATTCAAGGAAGGAACCCCGCGACGCTGTTTTGTCTCGTCGATCACATCATCATGAATCAGTGTGGCAGTATGAAGCAGTTCCAACAGAACAGCCGAATTGATCGTATTATCCGTTACCTGCCCACATGCTTTAGCCGTCAAAAGTACTAATAAGGGGCGGACATGTTTTCCGCTCGCATTCAGTATCTGGTCAATAGCTGATTGCAAACGATTCGTTTCGCTTCGCAGCGAAGCAGCAAACTCATCATTAAAACGTTTAAACTCTACGGCAACCGGTTGTTCTATTTTACTTCTATCCTTCATAATTGATCCTAAGATGCGCAAAAGTAACAAAAAGTATCGAGTAAGCGAGTTTTTTCGTACATTTACCGACAATTGTCACACTAAAACGTGTTAAAAGAGATGAAGTTATTCCTCATAGATGCATATGCATTGATTTATCGGTCTTACTACGCTTTTATCAAGAACCCGCGTATCAACTCCAAAGGCATGAACACTTCGGCCATCTTCGGTTTTATCAACAGCCTGGAAGATGTCCTGAAACGTGAAAACCCGACCCATATTGCGGTAGGCTTCGACCCGAAAGGTCCGACTTTCCGCCACGAAGCCTACGAACAGTACAAGGCGCAACGGCAAGAGACGCCGGAAGATATCCGCAAGTCGGTCCCTTTCATCAAAGACATCATAGAAGCCTACAATATCCCGATACTGGAAGTTCCGCGCTATGAGGCCGACGATGTTATCGGCACGGTTGCCAAGCAAGCCGAAAAAGAAGGTTTCGAAGTATATATGATGACACCTGACAAAGACTACGGCCAGCTGGTATCCGAACATATATTCATGTACCGCCCCCGCTTCGGCGGTGACTACGAGATTATGGGCGTACCCGAAGTACTGGACAAATACGGCCTGACATCCGTCGACCAGGTGATCGACCTTTTAGGACTGATGGGCGACAGTTCCGACAACATCCCCGGATGTCCGGGTGTCGGTGAAAAGACCGCCCAGAAATTATTGGCCGAATTCGGAACGATCGAAAATCTTTTGGAGAATACCGACAAGCTGAAAGGCTCCCTTCAAAAGAAGGTCATGGAGAACATGGAGCAGATCCGCTTCTCCAAATTCCTGGCAACAATCAAGACGGATGTACCGATCCGGTTCGATGCTGCCAAATGCATCCGTGAAAAGATGAATGAGGAACGTCTCGTAGAGATTTACACTGAATTAGAATTCAGAACATTTATTAACAGAATGAGCGGAGAGCCGGAAAAAGTCAAAACGGAGTCCAAAACAGCACCGGCGCCAGCAAAAGCCGATACAAGAAAAAAAGCAGCTCCGGCAGGCCCGATTCAAGGCTCGCTCTTTGAAGAATTTGCGACCGAACCTACGGCTGTTCCCAAATATTCGACTCTCGCGAACTTAAAGTCTACTCCTCACACCTATTATCTTGTTGATACAGAGGAAAAAAGAATAGAATTAGGGCGGTTTTTGAACGAACAGGATTTTTTTGCTTTTGACACGGAAACAGATGGTATAGATCCATTGAAGGCCGGATTGGTCGGAATGTCGTTCGCCGTGAAGGAAAACGAGGCCTGGTACGTCCCTGTTCCGGCAGCCCGCGAAGAAGCCGACAAAATTCTTGCCCACTTCTCCCCCGCCCTGCAGAATCCGAAATCTCTCAAGATCGGACAAAATATAAAATTCGACATCCTTGTCGTCCGCAAATATGGAATCCGGATAGCCGGCCCTCTATTCGACACGATGATCGCCCACTACCTTCTGAATCCCGAACTGCGTCACGGTATGGACTACCTCGCCGAAACATACCTTAAATATAAAACAGTACGGATCGAGGAACTGATCGGCCCGAGAGAAAGGAAACAACTTACCATGCGTGACGTCCCGGTTGTCCAAGTAGCCGAATATGCCGCCGAGGACGCGGACATCACGCTCAAGCTGAAAAACTATTTTACCCCCTGTCTGGAAAAAGAAGGACTCGAATCGCTTTTTTATGACATCGAGATGCCTTTAATATATGTATTGGCTGAAATGGAATATACGGGAGTGACGCTTGACACCGTCGCCTTGAAACAATCGTCCGAGGAACTGACGACCGCACTCAAGAAGTTGGAGAAAGAGATCTACGAACTGGCAGGAATGAAGTTCAACATCAATTCTGCCCGCCAGGTCGGCGAAGTCCTTTTCGATCACCTCAAGATAGAAGAGAAAGCGAGGAAGACAAAGACAGGCAGCTATAGCACGAGTGAAGAAATACTGGAAAAAATGCGTTCCAAACATCCCGTCGTGGGAAAGCTGCTCGAATATCGAGGGCTGAAGAAGCTGCTCAGCACCTATATCGATGCCCTACCCGAACTGATCAACCCGGAAACCGGCAAGATCCACACGTCCTACAACCAAGCAGTCACCTCGACCGGCCGCCTCAGTTCCACCAATCCGAACCTGCAAAACATTCCGGTACGCGATGAGTTGGGACGTGAAATCCGGAAAGCCTTTACAGCCGAAAACGAAGACTGTATTTTCTTCTCCGCCGACTATTCGCAGATCGAACTTCGCATCATGGCCCATCTGAGCCAGGATGCCCACATGATAGAAGCCTTCCGCAGCGGAGCCGACATTCATGCCGCCACAGCCGCCAAGATATACGGTATTCCGGTTGAAGAAGTCACTTCCGATATGCGTCGGAAAGCGAAAACGGCCAATTTCGGCATTATCTACGGAATCTCTGTTTTCGGGTTGGCCGAACGGCTGAGCATCCCACGCGCAGAGTCAAAAGAGTTGATCGAAGGATACTTCAAAACCTATCCGGACATCCGTGCATACATGGACGAAAGCATCGAGGTGGCGAAAGAAAAAGGATATGTAGAGACGATCTACAAGCGCAAACGTTTCCTGCCGGATATCAACTCCCATAACGCGATCGTACGGGGATATGCCGAACGAAACGCGATCAACGCTCCGATCCAGGGCAGTGCAGCCGACATCATCAAAGTTGCCATGGTTCGCATCTTCAACCGTTTCGAAACCGAAGGTCTGAAGAGCAAGATGATCCTGCAGGTACACGATGAATTGAACTTCAACGTCTACAAGGACGAATTGGAAAAAGTGAAACAAATCGTGTTGGATGAAATGGAAAATGCAATCAAACTGCAAGTTCCCTTGATCGCCGACTGCGGTGAAGGGGTAAACTGGCTGGAAGCGCATTAACAAAAACACATAAAGTTTATAAATCACAGCATTTATACACTATCTTTGTCGTGAAATTTATTGCAAGGAGTTGCAATATCACATAGTAAAACAGAAGCGTTATCATATTGTCCTTAAGCAAGAAAATCGCCAATTTTTCATCCAGCAAGGACAGTAGACAACAATTGCCTCACGTTTTTTGTATATATATACATAATATATAAACATCAAGCGTGGGCTGTTGTCTATCTGCTGGATAGGTGTTTGGCGATACCTCTTGCTTGGATAGATGGCAGTTCCCACGCTTTTATTATATTTTCCGTCTTAGGGGGACAGATGGAGCAATTGGAAAATTATGTATTTCATATTCCCTGACAATCTTCCGGTATCCGTACAAAAAGCAGCGTTCGAATTCACATCCGGACAGTTCCCCTTGTATCGTTACATAACACCGGATACAGAGATACTGAATCGGGGTATTTCAATCGCTATCCCGGATGAAGCCAGCCACATCCGTTCCATCCGCCTCACGACATCACTGAGCCATTTCACTTACTATTACCCCGAAAAAGGATATAAGATCGCGCAAGGTATCCATCTTCCCCCTTTCCGGGTTCCGGCAGTCGGAGATCTCTATGCAAACGGCGTGATCATACAGGCTGGAGCAGATTCTCCCGGTCAGCATATAGAACCCGATATAGCCCCTTATAAAGGTTCGGTAATGGAGATACGGGAACAGACACTCGATTATTTCGATGCCTTGATCTATTGCGAGTCCATTTCCGAAGGGACCTTAGACAATTGGCATTTGCCGGATATGCTCAATCTGGTATTACTGCACACCAGGCAACGGGAATTCAACATGTTCCTCGCCAAGTATCAAGGAACTTTTTTATACGACGAGGAATACTGGTGCAAAGACAACAGCGTGATCGATCTGGGAGTAGCATTCAATATGGCAAATAGCCGCCTCGCTATATGCCCCAAAAAGGAAAAGCGGCAGGTTCGGGCCATACTGGATTATTAAAAGACTCAAATTCCTCTCCCGCTTATTCGCCCAAACAATATTTTCTATATCCGGTTCGCCTGTATCCGGCAACATAAATACAAAAGATTGTATATCTTTGCAGTCTGGAAACAAAGTTTGAATAAATCATAACAACAAAATAGAATGGCATTACAATGTGGCATCGTAGGACTTCCCAACGTAGGAAAGTCTACTCTTTTCAATTGCTTATCGAATGCAAAAGCACAGTCTGCTAACTTCCCGTTCTGTACGATCGAACCGAATGTCGGCGTGATCACCGTACCGGACGAACGTTTGAACAAACTGGCAGAAATCGAACATCCCCAGCGTGTTATCCCTACTACGGTGGAAATCGTAGACATCGCCGGCCTTGTAAAAGGCGCCAGCAAAGGAGAAGGGCTGGGAAACAAATTCCTTGCCAATATTCGCGAAACAGATGCAATCCTGCATGTACTGCGTTGCTTCGATGACGACAATATTGTTCATGTGGACGGCCGTGTCGATCCGGT from Parabacteroides merdae ATCC 43184 includes the following:
- the dtd gene encoding D-aminoacyl-tRNA deacylase → MRTLIQRVQHASVTIDGQLKSKIGKGLLVLVGIEDRDTQEDIEWLCKKIANLRIFDDENGVMNRSVVETEGEVMVVSQFTLHASTKKGNRPSYIHASKPDIAIPMYEAFCAEMGLQIGKEVQTGTFGADMKVELVNDGPVTIWIDSQNKE
- a CDS encoding nucleotide pyrophosphohydrolase, with the protein product MAEITLKQAQEQVDSWIKTYGVRYFNELTNMTILTEEVGELARIMARTYGEQSFKESEKHRDLGDEMADVLWVLLCLANQTGVDLTAAFEKNLQKKTNRDKERHINNKKL
- the deoC gene encoding deoxyribose-phosphate aldolase — protein: MVHEHDHECGCGHHHHDEDTEHLHTNKYQQAFAKFEAAGTTEEVTGRVKTLLGKHGNDNFTPDVLKQIHGFIDLTSLTSIDTKESIWKLVDKVNDFEGTRPDVPNVAAICTYPLFVETVKEALSAQEVKIASVAGGFPSSQTFMEIKIAETAMAVMQGADEIDVVMNLGYFLEENYDELSEEIQEIKESCRDAKLKVILETGALQTPESIQKAAVLAVYSGADFIKTSTGKGYPGATPEAVYTMCQVLKKYHSITGKRVGIKVAGGVRTAEEAVRYYTIVKEVLGNDWLNKDLFRIGASSLVEDIEHRLGK
- a CDS encoding polyprenyl synthetase family protein, translating into MKDRSKIEQPVAVEFKRFNDEFAASLRSETNRLQSAIDQILNASGKHVRPLLVLLTAKACGQVTDNTINSAVLLELLHTATLIHDDVIDETKQRRGVPSLNAIFDNRISVLVGDYVLSTALIRSIQTGNLQIIGIVSNLGRDLSEGEIKQLETAEESIIDESCYMQVIRKKTAMLLSACAEIGSISAGASGEMVEKCREFGEYLGYCFQIKDDIFDYFKEANIGKPTGNDIREGKVTLPLLHALQTGRREEAEHCLHIINEKDFTTENIDLLIDFAKANGGIEYAEQRMQVYHDKAVEVLMTLPESEAREGLLLLADYIVERRK
- the polA gene encoding DNA polymerase I, which translates into the protein MKLFLIDAYALIYRSYYAFIKNPRINSKGMNTSAIFGFINSLEDVLKRENPTHIAVGFDPKGPTFRHEAYEQYKAQRQETPEDIRKSVPFIKDIIEAYNIPILEVPRYEADDVIGTVAKQAEKEGFEVYMMTPDKDYGQLVSEHIFMYRPRFGGDYEIMGVPEVLDKYGLTSVDQVIDLLGLMGDSSDNIPGCPGVGEKTAQKLLAEFGTIENLLENTDKLKGSLQKKVMENMEQIRFSKFLATIKTDVPIRFDAAKCIREKMNEERLVEIYTELEFRTFINRMSGEPEKVKTESKTAPAPAKADTRKKAAPAGPIQGSLFEEFATEPTAVPKYSTLANLKSTPHTYYLVDTEEKRIELGRFLNEQDFFAFDTETDGIDPLKAGLVGMSFAVKENEAWYVPVPAAREEADKILAHFSPALQNPKSLKIGQNIKFDILVVRKYGIRIAGPLFDTMIAHYLLNPELRHGMDYLAETYLKYKTVRIEELIGPRERKQLTMRDVPVVQVAEYAAEDADITLKLKNYFTPCLEKEGLESLFYDIEMPLIYVLAEMEYTGVTLDTVALKQSSEELTTALKKLEKEIYELAGMKFNINSARQVGEVLFDHLKIEEKARKTKTGSYSTSEEILEKMRSKHPVVGKLLEYRGLKKLLSTYIDALPELINPETGKIHTSYNQAVTSTGRLSSTNPNLQNIPVRDELGREIRKAFTAENEDCIFFSADYSQIELRIMAHLSQDAHMIEAFRSGADIHAATAAKIYGIPVEEVTSDMRRKAKTANFGIIYGISVFGLAERLSIPRAESKELIEGYFKTYPDIRAYMDESIEVAKEKGYVETIYKRKRFLPDINSHNAIVRGYAERNAINAPIQGSAADIIKVAMVRIFNRFETEGLKSKMILQVHDELNFNVYKDELEKVKQIVLDEMENAIKLQVPLIADCGEGVNWLEAH